The window CTTTAACATCTGGGTGACGCTGGTGGCACCACCCGGCGTGTCTATCGAGACAGAGGTCGCTCGACTGGCAGCGGCTACGGGAGCTACAGCAACCGTCTCATTGCCTGCGCTTAAGGTATTTAAACTAAAAGTCCATTTCGGGCCGGACGACGATGATGTTACCGCAGACAGCCACGCAGGCGAAGCTCCTCCGGCCAGAGTGGCGCTATCTGTTATCGACAGGCGGATTATCAACGAATTGCAGCGAGACCTGCCGCTTTCTCCGGCTCCTTTCGATGATATGTCGAAGCGGCTTGGTATGGATGGGGATACTTTTCTTGCTATTTGCGAAGGGCTCATTCAAAGCGGCGTTATACGCCGTTACGGTGCGTCTATCAACCATCGCCGGGCGGGCTACAGCGCTAATGCCATGGTCTGCTGGAGGGTCGCGCCCGAAAGAGTGGACGCAGCCGGGGCGGAACTGGCTGCGCACGCCAGTGTCAGCCACTGCTACGAGAGGCAGACGAGCGCGCTGTGGCGGCACAATCTCTTTGCCATGATTCACGGCGTGGCCCGCCAAGACTGCGTGGCAATAGCTAAGGCCGCCACGACAGCCAACGAGCTTAATGACGGCGCGGTCCTCTTCAGCACCCGTGAGATAAAAAAGACTCGCATCAAATACGAGGTGTCGGAGTAGCCTATGCCACAGTACTTTCCCATCTACCTGGATATCACCCGGCGCAGTTGCGTGGTGGTGGGCGGCGGGGAGGTTGCTTTGCGTAAGGTGCAAGCGTTGCTGGATTGTCAG is drawn from Dehalococcoidia bacterium and contains these coding sequences:
- a CDS encoding Lrp/AsnC family transcriptional regulator; translation: MRDTIAVSPDGRLLQLLQGGFPLVRQPYEELGRQLGLSGSAVIARIEKLKEDGMVRQIGPVIDGRRLGYQSTLLGMQIAPEQLALAERIIIEHRGISHAYEREHAFNIWVTLVAPPGVSIETEVARLAAATGATATVSLPALKVFKLKVHFGPDDDDVTADSHAGEAPPARVALSVIDRRIINELQRDLPLSPAPFDDMSKRLGMDGDTFLAICEGLIQSGVIRRYGASINHRRAGYSANAMVCWRVAPERVDAAGAELAAHASVSHCYERQTSALWRHNLFAMIHGVARQDCVAIAKAATTANELNDGAVLFSTREIKKTRIKYEVSE